The Salvelinus fontinalis isolate EN_2023a chromosome 31, ASM2944872v1, whole genome shotgun sequence genome has a window encoding:
- the usp19 gene encoding ubiquitin carboxyl-terminal hydrolase 19 isoform X5 → MASSTESGRRNGGQRSTDASTSKKKQKDRANQESREAKRAAAAAGDNAEHKKDVFVDWKQNANEVTVRLRCGEGVQSVEDVTTTFTDTDCQACFPDGRQWDCHLYEEIEGSCSKVQYKEKCGFLLLVMHKKIPFHSWPSLKQTKKEKEPVNVQAKNGKEQKPPPVVKPEKSVPETADKPKLSTQPPAQSEQRHGKVERGVKRTMKNKPAADRPESGVKAAEEGQTKPLSKGDLPQEPSAKRTVRPPKASKDPTSQTPRDTHPKSTANGKPHTPTPTDRDPQTYTAGDNRAERLGNGHECTTHEIAVSHTKQEMKVQLEKAPESDFKARAGEERTPSATVSSAVSSHKAENSTNGTERQGEAERTESSTVLRKSKDEADQATLTPTQQSGSGEPVTATPSKQAEFTSSTEEEKKDQSKEEPLEIKQLEEAVPEPMVNLNFVKNDSYEKGTDLMVVNVYMKSICRETARVIFREQDFTLLFQTSDAIFLRLHADCGVNTVFKWQVKLRNLIQPEQSTYSFTPSRIDITLKKRHSQRWGGLEAPATQGAVGGAKVAVPSGPSSQTSQPGSSQHSLPAKEEPPRAEDGGLDNVSARTVSDHAPIKQEPAVTPKPTCMVQPMTHAPPAGSERSVEEEEEKVCVPGFTGLVNLGNTCFMNSVIQSLSNTRELRDYFHDRAFETEINCNNPLGTGGRLAIGFAVLLRALWKGTHHAFQPSKLKAIVASKASQFTGYAQHDAQEFMAFLLDGLHEDLNRIQNKPYTETVDSDGRLDEVVAEEAWQRHKMRNDSFIVDLFQGQYKSKLVCPMCSKVSITFDPFLYLPVPLPQKQKVLTVFYFAKEPHKKPIKFLVSVSKENSSTAEVLESISRSVRIKAENLRLAEVVKSRFHRIFLPSHSLDTVSSSDMLFCFEVLSKELAKERVVVLRVQQRPQVPSIPISKCAACLKPPLSEEEKLKRCTRCYRVGYCNQACQKNHWSNHKSLCHPNMENVGLPFLVSVPESRLTYARLSQLLEGYSRYSVNVFQPPFQSGRTSPEGTQCRADLPPPAETPDGVRPGDEARGGGAGDSDQESPFLVPESPLETAQASAHPAGDPDALSTRTTDSGFSEPSSCSQDPQGEKETSYEKAVRPEGKAAVTGYQQPSESASSHASQFYISILDSNSREQKLEEKEEAVLDLPDESTLALVWKNNERLKEYVLVRSKELDFKEDPGSVSETARAGHFTLEQCLNLFTRPEVLAPEEAWYCPKCQQHREASKQLLLWRLPNVLIIQLKRFSFRSFIWRDKINDMVDFPVRNLDLSKFCIGQKDDMQQPPIYDLYAVINHYGGMIGGHYTAYARLPSAQNSQRSDVGWRLFDDSTVTTVEENQVVTRYAYVLFYRRRNSPVERPPRFLGPLGVESPTAAGATASQASLIWQELEEEEEGLEEGPRGLFRTSLGRRAARRREEGVEGQVRRRRQRISDYSDDDCVRYLVLGTLAALLALFLDLIYPLLY, encoded by the exons ATGGCCAGCAGCACTGAATCAGGCCGGCGGAATGGGGGTCAGCGCAGCACCGATGCCAGCACCAGCAAGAAGAAGCAGAAGGACAGGGCCAACCAAGAGAGCAGGGAGGCAAagcgagcagcagcagcagcaggggaCAATGCAGAGCACAAGAAAG ATGTGTTTGTGGACTGGAAGCAGAATGCGAATGAGGTGACAGTGAGGCTGCGCTGTGGAGAGGGGGTTCAGAGTGTGGAGGACGTCACCACTACCTTCACTGACACAGACTGTCAGGCCTGCTTCCCAG ATGGGCGCCAGTGGGACTGTCACCTGTATGAGGAGATTGAGGGCTCCTGCAGCAAAGTGCAGTACAAAGAGAAGTGCGGCTTCCTGCTTTTGGTCATGCACAAGAAGATCCCCTTTCACTCCTGGCCCTCCCTTAAG CAAACTAAAAAGGAGAAGGAGCCTGTGAATGTACAGGCCAAGAACGGCAAAGAGCAGAAACCGCCGCCTGTGGTAAAGCCTGAGAAATCTGTCCCAGAGACGGCAGACAAGCCCAAACTGTCCACCCAGCCGCCTGCACAGAGTGAACAGAGACATGGCAAAGTTGAGCGAGGTGTCAAACGCACCATGAAGAACAAACCAGCAGCAGACAGACCAGAATCTGGGGTGAAGGCTGCAGAAGAGGGGCAGACCAAACCTCTCAGTAAAGGGGACCTGCCTCAGGAGCCTAGTGCCAAGCGCACTGTCCGTCCCCCCAAGGCCTCCAAGGACCCTACTTCACAGACACCCAGGGATACACACCCCAAGTCCACAGCCAATGGGAAACCGCACACCCCTACTCCCACTGACCGGGACCCCCAGACGTATACAGCTGGTGACAATCGTGCTGAGAGGCTAGGCAACGGTCATGAGTGTACAACACACGAGATAGCCGTCAGCCACACAAAGCAGGAGATGAAAGTTCAG CTGgagaaggccccagagtctgattTCAAGGCTCGGGCAGGAGAGGAACGCACACCGTCAGCCACTGTGTCCAGTGCTGTGAGCAGCCACAAGGCTGAAAACTCCACAAACGGAACAGAGCGGCAAGGGGAGGCTGAGAGGACCGAGTCCTCTACGGTATTGAGGAAGTCCAAGGATGAGGCTGACCAGGCCACTCTAACACCAACCCAGCAGTCAGGATCAGGGGAGCCTGTGACTGCAACACCAAGCAAGCAGGCTGAGTTCACCAGCAgtacagaggaggagaagaaggaccaGTCTAAAGAGGAACCTCTGGAGATTAAGCAGCTGGAGGAAG CAGTTCCAGAGCCAATGGTGAACCTCAATTTTGTGAAGAACGACTCGTACGAGAAAGGCACAGACCTAATGGTGGTCAACGTTTACATGAAGAGCATCTGCAGAGAGACGGCCAGGGTGATCTTCAGGGAACAGGACTTCACCCTCCTCTTCCAGACCAG CGATGCAATTTTCTTGCGCCTTCATGCGGACTGTGGAGTGAATACAGTTTTTAAGTGGCAAGTCAAACTCAG GAACCTCATCCAGCCTGAGCAGTCTACGTACTCCTTCACCCCGTCCCGTATAGACATCACTCTGAAGAAGAGACACAGCCAGCGCTGGGGGGGCCTAGAAGCCCCCGCTACACAAG GTGCAGTGGGGGGCGCCAAGGTTGCTGTGCCCTCCGGGCCGTCATCTCAGACTAGTCAGCCGGGCAGCAGCCAGCACAGCCTCCCTGCCAAGGAGGAGCCACCCCGGGCAGAAGACGGAGGCCTGGACAATGTGTCCGCCCGCACCGTCTCAGACCATGCCCCTATCAAACAGGAGCCTGCAGTCACG CCCAAGCCCACCTGTATGGTCCAGCCCATGACCCACGCGCCTCCTGCTGGCAGCGAGCGCAgtgttgaggaggaggaggagaaggtgtgTGTGCCAGGCTTCACAGGCCTGGTCAACCTGGGCAACACATGCTTCATGAACAGCGTCATCCAGTCTCTGTCCAACACCCGAGAACTCAGGGACTACTTTCATG ACCGGGCGTTTGAAACTGAGATCAACTGTAATAACCCATTGGGGACGGGTGGTCGGCTGGCCATCGGGTTCGCTGTGTTGCTGCGGGCTCTGTGGAAGGGTACCCACCATGCTTTCCAGCCCTCCAAGTTAAAG GCGATCGTGGCCAGTAAGGCCAGCCAGTTCACAGGCTATGCCCAGCACGATGCCCAAGAGTTCATGGCCTTCCTCCTGGATGGTCTCCATGAGGACCTGAACCGCATCCAGAACAAGCCCTACACAGAGACGGTGGACTCAGACGGACGGCTGGACGAG GTGGTGGCGGAGGAGGCGTGGCAGAGGCACAAGATGAGGAACGACTCGTTCATCGTGGACCTCTTCCAGGGCCAGTACAAGTCCAAGCTTGTCTGCCCTATGTGCTCCAAG GTTTCCATAACCTTTGACCCCTTCCTCTACCTGCCCGTGCCCTTGCCCCAGAAGCAGAAGGTCCTCACCGTGTTCTACTTTGCTAAAGAGCCTCACAAGAAACCCATCAAG TTTCTGGTGAGTGTGAGTAAAGAGAACTCGAGCACAGCCGAGGTCCTGGAGTCAATCTCTCGGAGTGTGAGGATCAAGGCAGAGAACCTGAGACTGGCAGAGGTGGTGAAGAGTCGCTTCCACAGGATTTTCCTCCCCTCCCACTCCCTGGACACGGTCTCCTCCTCAGACATGCTCTTCTGCTTCGAGGTGCTGTCTAAAGAGCTGGCCAaggagagggtggtggtgctCAGAGTCCAGCAG AGGCCTCAGGTCCCCAGTATCCCCATCTCGAAGTGTGCTGCCTGCCTGAAGCCTCCCCTCTCAGAGGAGGAGAAGCTGAAGCGCTGCACCCGCTGCTACCGCGTGGGCTACTGCAATCA GGCTTGCCAGAAAAATCACTGGTCCAACCACAAGAGTCTGTGTCACCCCAACATGGAGAACGTGGGGCTTCCTTTCCTGGTCAGCGTCCCTGAGTCCAGACTCACCTACGCTCGTCTGTCCCAGCTGCTGGAAGGATACTCAAG GTATTCAGTGAACGTGTTCCAGCCTCCCTTCCAGTCTGGCAGAACGTCCCCAGAGGGCACCCAGTGCCGAGCTGACCTCCCCCCTCCAGCAGAGACCCCTGATGGTGTGAGGCCAGGGGATGAGGCTAGGGGCGGTGGGGCGGGAGACTCTGATCAGGAGAGCCCCTTTCTGGTCCCTGAGTCTCCATTAGAAACAGCTCAGGCTTCAGCACACCCAGCCGGAGATCCAGACGCCCTCTCCACCCGCACCACAGACTCTGGCTTCTCTGAGCCCTCCTCCTGCTCCCAGGACccccagggagagaaggagacctCCTATGAGAAGGCTGTCAGGCCAGAAGGTAAAG CTGCAGTGACAGGCTACCAGCAACCATCAGAATCTGCATCCAGCCACGCTTCTCAGTTCTACATCTCCATCCTCGACTCCAACAGCAGGGAGCAGAAACTGGAGGAAAAGG AAGAGGCTGTTCTGGACCTCCCTGACGAATCCACCCTGGCACTAGTGTGGAAGAACAACGAGCGTCTCAAGGAGTATGTGCTGGTCCGGTCCAAGGAGCTGGACTTTAAGGAGGACCCTGGGTCGGTCAGTGAGACTGCCAGGGCTGGACACTTCACCCTGGAGCAGTGCCTTAACCTCTTCACTAGGCCTGAGGTGCTGGCACCAGAGGAGGCATG gtactGTCCAAAGTGCCAGCAGCACAGGGAAGCCTCCAAGCAGCTGCTGCTGTGGCGTCTGCCCAACGTCCTCATCATCCAGCTCAAGCGCTTCTCCTTCCGCAGCTTCATTTGGAGGGACAAGATCAACGACATGGTCGATTTCCCTGTCAG GAACCTGGACCTCAGTAAGTTCTGTATTGGTCAGAAGGATGACATGCAGCAGCCGCCAATCTATGACCTCTATGCTGTCATTAATCACTACGGAGGCATGATCGGAGGTCACTACACAGCCTACGCACGCCTGCCCAGTGCCCAGAACAGCCAGCGCAGTGATGTTG GCTGGCGTCTGTTTGATGACAGCACAGTGACAACAGTTGAGGAGAACCAGGTGGTGACACGCTACGCCTACGTGCTGTTCTACCGCCGCCGCAACTCCCCCGTGGAACGACCACCTCGCTTCCTAGGGCCCCTCGGGGTCGAGTCCCCCACCGCTGCAGGAGCCACCGCCAGCCAG GCCTCTCTAATATGGCAGGaactggaggaggaagaggagggtcttGAAGAGGGCCCCCGGGGCCTGTTCCGCACCAGCCTGGGGAGAAGAGCAgccaggaggagggaggagggggtggaggggcaGGTGCGACGGCGACGCCAAAGGATCTCAGATTATTCCGATGACGACTGCGTGCGATATTTGGTCCTGGGCACCTTGGCTGCTCTGCTAGCGTTGTTCCTGGACCTGATCTACCCCCTGCTCTACTGA
- the usp19 gene encoding ubiquitin carboxyl-terminal hydrolase 19 isoform X9 codes for MASSTESGRRNGGQRSTDASTSKKKQKDRANQESREAKRAAAAAGDNAEHKKDVFVDWKQNANEVTVRLRCGEGVQSVEDVTTTFTDTDCQACFPDGRQWDCHLYEEIEGSCSKVQYKEKCGFLLLVMHKKIPFHSWPSLKQTKKEKEPVNVQAKNGKEQKPPPVVKPEKSVPETADKPKLSTQPPAQSEQRHGKVERGVKRTMKNKPAADRPESGVKAAEEGQTKPLSKGDLPQEPSAKRTVRPPKASKDPTSQTPRDTHPKSTANGKPHTPTPTDRDPQTYTAGDNRAERLGNGHECTTHEIAVSHTKQEMKVQLEKAPESDFKARAGEERTPSATVSSAVSSHKAENSTNGTERQGEAERTESSTVLRKSKDEADQATLTPTQQSGSGEPVTATPSKQAEFTSSTEEEKKDQSKEEPLEIKQLEEAVPEPMVNLNFVKNDSYEKGTDLMVVNVYMKSICRETARVIFREQDFTLLFQTSDAIFLRLHADCGVNTVFKWQVKLRNLIQPEQSTYSFTPSRIDITLKKRHSQRWGGLEAPATQGAVGGAKVAVPSGPSSQTSQPGSSQHSLPAKEEPPRAEDGGLDNVSARTVSDHAPIKQEPAVTPKPTCMVQPMTHAPPAGSERSVEEEEEKVCVPGFTGLVNLGNTCFMNSVIQSLSNTRELRDYFHDRAFETEINCNNPLGTGGRLAIGFAVLLRALWKGTHHAFQPSKLKAIVASKASQFTGYAQHDAQEFMAFLLDGLHEDLNRIQNKPYTETVDSDGRLDEVGEIEVVAEEAWQRHKMRNDSFIVDLFQGQYKSKLVCPMCSKVSITFDPFLYLPVPLPQKQKVLTVFYFAKEPHKKPIKFLVSVSKENSSTAEVLESISRSVRIKAENLRLAEVVKSRFHRIFLPSHSLDTVSSSDMLFCFEVLSKELAKERVVVLRVQQRPQVPSIPISKCAACLKPPLSEEEKLKRCTRCYRVGYCNQACQKNHWSNHKSLCHPNMENVGLPFLVSVPESRLTYARLSQLLEGYSRYSVNVFQPPFQSGRTSPEGTQCRADLPPPAETPDGVRPGDEARGGGAGDSDQESPFLVPESPLETAQASAHPAGDPDALSTRTTDSGFSEPSSCSQDPQGEKETSYEKAVRPEGKAAVTGYQQPSESASSHASQFYISILDSNSREQKLEEKEEAVLDLPDESTLALVWKNNERLKEYVLVRSKELDFKEDPGSVSETARAGHFTLEQCLNLFTRPEVLAPEEAWYCPKCQQHREASKQLLLWRLPNVLIIQLKRFSFRSFIWRDKINDMVDFPVRNLDLSKFCIGQKDDMQQPPIYDLYAVINHYGGMIGGHYTAYARLPSAQNSQRSDVGWRLFDDSTVTTVEENQVVTRYAYVLFYRRRNSPVERPPRFLGPLGVESPTAAGATASQASSQALFGTDLDPEGPPPLTPEVTSELFAHSGECATPSYSNMEEVD; via the exons ATGGCCAGCAGCACTGAATCAGGCCGGCGGAATGGGGGTCAGCGCAGCACCGATGCCAGCACCAGCAAGAAGAAGCAGAAGGACAGGGCCAACCAAGAGAGCAGGGAGGCAAagcgagcagcagcagcagcaggggaCAATGCAGAGCACAAGAAAG ATGTGTTTGTGGACTGGAAGCAGAATGCGAATGAGGTGACAGTGAGGCTGCGCTGTGGAGAGGGGGTTCAGAGTGTGGAGGACGTCACCACTACCTTCACTGACACAGACTGTCAGGCCTGCTTCCCAG ATGGGCGCCAGTGGGACTGTCACCTGTATGAGGAGATTGAGGGCTCCTGCAGCAAAGTGCAGTACAAAGAGAAGTGCGGCTTCCTGCTTTTGGTCATGCACAAGAAGATCCCCTTTCACTCCTGGCCCTCCCTTAAG CAAACTAAAAAGGAGAAGGAGCCTGTGAATGTACAGGCCAAGAACGGCAAAGAGCAGAAACCGCCGCCTGTGGTAAAGCCTGAGAAATCTGTCCCAGAGACGGCAGACAAGCCCAAACTGTCCACCCAGCCGCCTGCACAGAGTGAACAGAGACATGGCAAAGTTGAGCGAGGTGTCAAACGCACCATGAAGAACAAACCAGCAGCAGACAGACCAGAATCTGGGGTGAAGGCTGCAGAAGAGGGGCAGACCAAACCTCTCAGTAAAGGGGACCTGCCTCAGGAGCCTAGTGCCAAGCGCACTGTCCGTCCCCCCAAGGCCTCCAAGGACCCTACTTCACAGACACCCAGGGATACACACCCCAAGTCCACAGCCAATGGGAAACCGCACACCCCTACTCCCACTGACCGGGACCCCCAGACGTATACAGCTGGTGACAATCGTGCTGAGAGGCTAGGCAACGGTCATGAGTGTACAACACACGAGATAGCCGTCAGCCACACAAAGCAGGAGATGAAAGTTCAG CTGgagaaggccccagagtctgattTCAAGGCTCGGGCAGGAGAGGAACGCACACCGTCAGCCACTGTGTCCAGTGCTGTGAGCAGCCACAAGGCTGAAAACTCCACAAACGGAACAGAGCGGCAAGGGGAGGCTGAGAGGACCGAGTCCTCTACGGTATTGAGGAAGTCCAAGGATGAGGCTGACCAGGCCACTCTAACACCAACCCAGCAGTCAGGATCAGGGGAGCCTGTGACTGCAACACCAAGCAAGCAGGCTGAGTTCACCAGCAgtacagaggaggagaagaaggaccaGTCTAAAGAGGAACCTCTGGAGATTAAGCAGCTGGAGGAAG CAGTTCCAGAGCCAATGGTGAACCTCAATTTTGTGAAGAACGACTCGTACGAGAAAGGCACAGACCTAATGGTGGTCAACGTTTACATGAAGAGCATCTGCAGAGAGACGGCCAGGGTGATCTTCAGGGAACAGGACTTCACCCTCCTCTTCCAGACCAG CGATGCAATTTTCTTGCGCCTTCATGCGGACTGTGGAGTGAATACAGTTTTTAAGTGGCAAGTCAAACTCAG GAACCTCATCCAGCCTGAGCAGTCTACGTACTCCTTCACCCCGTCCCGTATAGACATCACTCTGAAGAAGAGACACAGCCAGCGCTGGGGGGGCCTAGAAGCCCCCGCTACACAAG GTGCAGTGGGGGGCGCCAAGGTTGCTGTGCCCTCCGGGCCGTCATCTCAGACTAGTCAGCCGGGCAGCAGCCAGCACAGCCTCCCTGCCAAGGAGGAGCCACCCCGGGCAGAAGACGGAGGCCTGGACAATGTGTCCGCCCGCACCGTCTCAGACCATGCCCCTATCAAACAGGAGCCTGCAGTCACG CCCAAGCCCACCTGTATGGTCCAGCCCATGACCCACGCGCCTCCTGCTGGCAGCGAGCGCAgtgttgaggaggaggaggagaaggtgtgTGTGCCAGGCTTCACAGGCCTGGTCAACCTGGGCAACACATGCTTCATGAACAGCGTCATCCAGTCTCTGTCCAACACCCGAGAACTCAGGGACTACTTTCATG ACCGGGCGTTTGAAACTGAGATCAACTGTAATAACCCATTGGGGACGGGTGGTCGGCTGGCCATCGGGTTCGCTGTGTTGCTGCGGGCTCTGTGGAAGGGTACCCACCATGCTTTCCAGCCCTCCAAGTTAAAG GCGATCGTGGCCAGTAAGGCCAGCCAGTTCACAGGCTATGCCCAGCACGATGCCCAAGAGTTCATGGCCTTCCTCCTGGATGGTCTCCATGAGGACCTGAACCGCATCCAGAACAAGCCCTACACAGAGACGGTGGACTCAGACGGACGGCTGGACGAGGTGGGTGAAATAGAG GTGGTGGCGGAGGAGGCGTGGCAGAGGCACAAGATGAGGAACGACTCGTTCATCGTGGACCTCTTCCAGGGCCAGTACAAGTCCAAGCTTGTCTGCCCTATGTGCTCCAAG GTTTCCATAACCTTTGACCCCTTCCTCTACCTGCCCGTGCCCTTGCCCCAGAAGCAGAAGGTCCTCACCGTGTTCTACTTTGCTAAAGAGCCTCACAAGAAACCCATCAAG TTTCTGGTGAGTGTGAGTAAAGAGAACTCGAGCACAGCCGAGGTCCTGGAGTCAATCTCTCGGAGTGTGAGGATCAAGGCAGAGAACCTGAGACTGGCAGAGGTGGTGAAGAGTCGCTTCCACAGGATTTTCCTCCCCTCCCACTCCCTGGACACGGTCTCCTCCTCAGACATGCTCTTCTGCTTCGAGGTGCTGTCTAAAGAGCTGGCCAaggagagggtggtggtgctCAGAGTCCAGCAG AGGCCTCAGGTCCCCAGTATCCCCATCTCGAAGTGTGCTGCCTGCCTGAAGCCTCCCCTCTCAGAGGAGGAGAAGCTGAAGCGCTGCACCCGCTGCTACCGCGTGGGCTACTGCAATCA GGCTTGCCAGAAAAATCACTGGTCCAACCACAAGAGTCTGTGTCACCCCAACATGGAGAACGTGGGGCTTCCTTTCCTGGTCAGCGTCCCTGAGTCCAGACTCACCTACGCTCGTCTGTCCCAGCTGCTGGAAGGATACTCAAG GTATTCAGTGAACGTGTTCCAGCCTCCCTTCCAGTCTGGCAGAACGTCCCCAGAGGGCACCCAGTGCCGAGCTGACCTCCCCCCTCCAGCAGAGACCCCTGATGGTGTGAGGCCAGGGGATGAGGCTAGGGGCGGTGGGGCGGGAGACTCTGATCAGGAGAGCCCCTTTCTGGTCCCTGAGTCTCCATTAGAAACAGCTCAGGCTTCAGCACACCCAGCCGGAGATCCAGACGCCCTCTCCACCCGCACCACAGACTCTGGCTTCTCTGAGCCCTCCTCCTGCTCCCAGGACccccagggagagaaggagacctCCTATGAGAAGGCTGTCAGGCCAGAAGGTAAAG CTGCAGTGACAGGCTACCAGCAACCATCAGAATCTGCATCCAGCCACGCTTCTCAGTTCTACATCTCCATCCTCGACTCCAACAGCAGGGAGCAGAAACTGGAGGAAAAGG AAGAGGCTGTTCTGGACCTCCCTGACGAATCCACCCTGGCACTAGTGTGGAAGAACAACGAGCGTCTCAAGGAGTATGTGCTGGTCCGGTCCAAGGAGCTGGACTTTAAGGAGGACCCTGGGTCGGTCAGTGAGACTGCCAGGGCTGGACACTTCACCCTGGAGCAGTGCCTTAACCTCTTCACTAGGCCTGAGGTGCTGGCACCAGAGGAGGCATG gtactGTCCAAAGTGCCAGCAGCACAGGGAAGCCTCCAAGCAGCTGCTGCTGTGGCGTCTGCCCAACGTCCTCATCATCCAGCTCAAGCGCTTCTCCTTCCGCAGCTTCATTTGGAGGGACAAGATCAACGACATGGTCGATTTCCCTGTCAG GAACCTGGACCTCAGTAAGTTCTGTATTGGTCAGAAGGATGACATGCAGCAGCCGCCAATCTATGACCTCTATGCTGTCATTAATCACTACGGAGGCATGATCGGAGGTCACTACACAGCCTACGCACGCCTGCCCAGTGCCCAGAACAGCCAGCGCAGTGATGTTG GCTGGCGTCTGTTTGATGACAGCACAGTGACAACAGTTGAGGAGAACCAGGTGGTGACACGCTACGCCTACGTGCTGTTCTACCGCCGCCGCAACTCCCCCGTGGAACGACCACCTCGCTTCCTAGGGCCCCTCGGGGTCGAGTCCCCCACCGCTGCAGGAGCCACCGCCAGCCAG GCCTCTAGCCAGGCCCTCTTTGGGACAGACCTGGACCCTGAAGGACCCCCTCCGCTGACCCCAGAAGTGACCTCTGAGCTGTTTGCACACTCTGGAGAATGTGCTACTCCGTCCTACAGCAACATGGAGGAGGTGGACTAG